The following are encoded in a window of Impatiens glandulifera chromosome 5, dImpGla2.1, whole genome shotgun sequence genomic DNA:
- the LOC124937458 gene encoding chromatin remodeling protein EBS-like has translation MTKTSAVKRNLDSYTIRGTNTVVKVGDNVLLRSPESNTTPYVAQINKIQIDNRNNVTVQIRWYYRPEDSNGGRKLFHGEKELFLSDHYEFQSAYTVQGKCMVHSFKNYTKLERVGAKDYYCRFEYKAAIGLFLPIRVRVYCKCQIPENPDHFMVQCEESKNW, from the exons ATGACCAAAACCAGTGCAGTCAAACGCAACCTAGACTCCTACACTATCAGAGGCACCAACACAGTCGTCAAAG TTGGAGACAATGTGCTGTTGCGATCACCGGAGAGCAATACTACTCCTTATGTGGCTCAGATTAACAAGATCCAGATAGACAATAGAAATAACGTGACAGTTCAGATAAGATGGTATTACAGGCCGGAGGATTCCAACGGAGGTCGTAAACTATTCCATGGTGAGAAAGAACTGTTCTTGTCTGACCACTATGAGTTTCAGAGTGCTTACACGGTTCAAGGTAAGTGTATGGTTCATTCTTTCAAGAATTACACCAAGCTAGAGAGGGTTGGAGCTAAGGATTACTATTGCCGATTTGAATACAAAGCTGCAATCGGACTTTTTTTACCTATTCGCGTTAGAGT GTATTGTAAATGCCAAATACCTGAGAACCCAGACCATTTTATGGTGCAGTGTGAGGAAAGCAAAAACTGGTAA